From a single Gimesia fumaroli genomic region:
- a CDS encoding extracellular solute-binding protein, giving the protein MNQKSGGGLFSGWIILAIVEVVVVVAVGLVFFYQQQSDALVVYCAHDAVFSEEILKAFEQKTGIKVDPRFDTEATKSLGLTNLIIREQDHPRCDVFWNNQTLGTAALKEQGLLDPYQGDGYQRIPDEFKDPDGYWTGFAARLRVYITNSDKIKNTPENVEQILSGPLDHVAIAKPLYGTTLTHYTVLCDAWGLERLKAWHQSLQERGIIETSGNASVKNLVASGTCELGFTDTDDYFVAVDEAKPVAALPITVNEKVILIPNSVAIIKGTKKRTQAETLMDYLLSEEVEIKLAQSQSRQIPLGSVDWDLVPEAVKQYRSYVEKAYPLTNLVKQREETLAWLKSEYLK; this is encoded by the coding sequence ATGAATCAAAAATCAGGGGGAGGGCTTTTTTCCGGATGGATCATTCTGGCAATCGTAGAAGTGGTTGTCGTTGTGGCTGTCGGATTGGTCTTTTTTTATCAGCAACAAAGTGATGCGCTTGTCGTCTACTGCGCTCATGATGCCGTATTTTCTGAAGAAATATTGAAAGCCTTTGAACAGAAAACGGGGATCAAAGTAGATCCACGTTTTGATACAGAAGCCACCAAGTCACTGGGCTTGACGAACTTGATTATCCGGGAGCAGGACCATCCACGTTGTGATGTCTTCTGGAATAACCAGACATTAGGTACAGCTGCTCTTAAAGAGCAGGGACTTCTGGATCCATACCAAGGCGATGGTTATCAAAGGATTCCAGATGAGTTTAAAGATCCGGATGGTTATTGGACTGGCTTTGCGGCCAGGCTGCGAGTTTATATCACCAACTCAGATAAAATCAAAAACACACCTGAGAATGTTGAGCAGATATTATCAGGTCCTCTTGATCATGTTGCGATTGCCAAGCCGCTCTATGGCACAACCTTGACTCACTATACCGTTCTCTGTGATGCGTGGGGGCTGGAGCGATTGAAGGCTTGGCATCAATCGTTACAAGAACGAGGAATAATAGAGACCTCTGGGAATGCGAGTGTTAAAAATCTGGTTGCCAGTGGTACTTGCGAGCTTGGATTTACAGACACGGATGACTATTTTGTGGCTGTCGATGAGGCAAAGCCGGTCGCCGCATTGCCGATCACAGTGAACGAAAAAGTGATATTAATCCCCAACAGTGTTGCCATCATCAAAGGAACCAAAAAACGAACACAGGCAGAAACTCTAATGGATTATCTGCTTTCGGAAGAAGTAGAAATCAAACTGGCTCAATCACAATCGCGTCAAATCCCATTAGGGTCTGTGGATTGGGACCTGGTCCCTGAAGCAGTGAAACAGTATCGTTCATATGTCGAGAAAGCATATCCTTTAACAAATCTGGTAAAGCAG
- a CDS encoding EF-hand domain-containing protein translates to MMHYRGTTCLIAASMLGAFLSSHVLAGEVQHKVSQEQAGQRLVLLAPSAPFIIELILQVDRGDFRTATTDYIERLFQSLDGNQDHFIDLKEMKNVPAFGIKLLDQGSPTERLKMLDTIPADNCLSLGEFASYIHRAQGTAFRIAGAPTRSSQVIELFRKLDQNRDGSVSDEEFSTSSKTLFMYDRDEDEVLNLVELRPFMSDPNAVIAQPVSRQSIETPFRRLDNDRSINAAIDELFKKYVEYQNTGKDAISLDCFRQGESDFAAIQDDDLNSDGFFSRDELFAYLQNPVVNLRLQVSLPRQQSFRPSLTILDKHSSRVSDIKINSRSKLEFRIDSLLLELRVKSSRHMFADTVRFYQTRFRVVDGDKNGYLSVAEFAQLNLPDTDYKKVDKNKDEMLTVDELTKYLMKDTAAVQDQVVMTVDNDGKSLFEILDTDLDRRLSPRELKKSLQRVKEFDGNRDQSLDHSELRGHFKITVELGKPELFVFDPRVNAMSMNQNRTVQRTVSGPRWFQRMDRNRDGDISRREFLFDPSLFDLLDRDHDQLISSAEADAYQQVQSSTQTSSSNRGE, encoded by the coding sequence ATGATGCATTATCGTGGCACAACCTGTTTGATCGCTGCATCTATGTTGGGAGCTTTTCTGAGTTCTCATGTGTTGGCGGGAGAGGTACAGCATAAAGTCTCTCAAGAACAGGCTGGACAACGTCTGGTTCTACTGGCTCCTTCGGCCCCGTTCATCATTGAATTGATTTTACAGGTCGATCGAGGTGATTTTCGGACAGCGACAACGGATTATATTGAACGCCTGTTTCAGTCATTGGACGGAAATCAAGACCATTTTATCGACCTCAAAGAAATGAAAAATGTCCCCGCCTTCGGGATCAAACTGCTTGATCAGGGAAGTCCTACCGAGCGGCTCAAAATGCTTGATACAATTCCGGCTGATAACTGTTTGAGCCTGGGAGAATTTGCTTCGTATATTCATCGAGCACAAGGAACTGCTTTCCGAATTGCCGGTGCTCCTACCCGGAGCTCTCAGGTAATTGAGTTATTTCGAAAACTGGATCAGAATCGTGATGGCTCTGTGAGTGATGAAGAATTCAGCACAAGTTCAAAAACTCTGTTCATGTACGATCGCGACGAAGATGAAGTTCTCAATCTTGTCGAGTTACGTCCTTTTATGTCTGACCCCAATGCGGTGATTGCACAACCTGTATCCCGTCAATCCATTGAAACTCCTTTTCGACGACTCGACAATGACCGTTCGATCAACGCTGCCATTGATGAACTTTTCAAGAAGTATGTGGAGTATCAAAACACGGGAAAGGATGCCATTTCTCTCGATTGTTTTCGACAGGGGGAATCTGATTTTGCTGCCATTCAAGACGATGATCTCAATTCCGATGGTTTCTTCAGTCGTGATGAACTATTCGCGTATTTGCAAAATCCAGTCGTGAATCTTCGGCTGCAAGTCTCCCTGCCTCGACAGCAGTCATTTCGGCCGAGCCTGACAATCCTGGACAAGCACTCCAGCCGCGTCAGTGATATCAAAATCAACTCTCGTTCCAAATTAGAATTCAGGATTGATAGTTTATTGCTGGAGTTGCGGGTCAAAAGTTCTCGCCACATGTTTGCAGATACGGTAAGGTTCTATCAAACACGATTTCGTGTTGTAGATGGTGATAAAAATGGTTATTTAAGCGTCGCAGAATTTGCACAACTGAATCTACCAGATACTGATTACAAAAAGGTAGACAAAAACAAAGATGAAATGTTAACTGTAGATGAGTTGACAAAATATTTGATGAAAGACACGGCTGCCGTCCAGGATCAGGTGGTCATGACGGTCGACAATGATGGCAAATCCCTATTTGAGATTCTTGATACAGATCTGGATCGTCGTTTAAGTCCGCGTGAACTGAAGAAGAGTCTTCAAAGAGTGAAGGAATTTGATGGCAATCGGGATCAGTCACTTGATCATTCTGAGCTACGTGGACATTTTAAGATTACAGTCGAATTGGGGAAGCCGGAATTGTTTGTTTTTGATCCCCGGGTCAATGCCATGTCAATGAATCAGAATCGTACAGTCCAACGTACCGTATCAGGCCCGCGTTGGTTTCAAAGAATGGACCGTAACAGGGATGGTGACATCTCCCGCAGAGAATTTTTGTTTGATCCTTCTTTGTTTGATCTATTGGATCGTGATCATGATCAATTAATCAGCTCTGCGGAAGCAGACGCTTATCAGCAAGTTCAATCCAGTACCCAAACATCCTCCAGCAACCGAGGGGAATGA
- a CDS encoding DUF1549 and DUF1553 domain-containing protein encodes MLLVFRHHHDRSWKSVSRYAIIAFSTLLLVTISAGPLFASGSPTKSQNDRLSDQIDDLIHQAQKRKGVVSAPLSTDAEFMRRISLDLTGKIPPVAELRLFLADQDPQKREKLINRLLATPGFIVHFTNTWRDILLPEAATDLQTRGQIPEFDAWLRSQLQENVHYDELVRKIINAPLAAARNRQTAAAQDPTPRAYYITKQLKPENLAAGTSRAFLGVRIECAQCHDHPFDDWKQHQFWQYAAFFSNIDQRQQNAVNTADVREVVGKPQIKIPDTNRLVDASFLDGIQPEWDKEQVNPRLRLSEWVVSSQNPYFAKASVNRIWSLFFGRGIVDPVDDFSSTNRASHPELLELLAHRFQEQHYDLKYLIREITNSQTYQLTSKQTNPSQSRVEWYGKMPTRRLTSEQIFANLVQATGFFQQTSDTNTLLVGPGVNTPQAEFYELFKSDSENQLEPKASILQALALMNGRFITNATSIEQSDVFTAIVEFPALSVEKKIEAFYLSTLSRFPTKSETARLTAYVSAETSAEERTHAYSDLFWALLNSSEFLLNH; translated from the coding sequence GTGTTGCTCGTTTTCCGACATCATCATGATCGATCTTGGAAGAGCGTTTCAAGGTACGCGATCATTGCATTTTCGACCTTGCTCCTGGTTACTATTTCTGCTGGACCTCTTTTTGCCTCAGGTTCTCCCACTAAATCACAGAACGATCGCCTTTCCGATCAAATCGACGACTTGATTCATCAAGCACAAAAACGGAAAGGCGTTGTTTCTGCTCCTCTCTCTACCGATGCGGAGTTTATGAGACGCATTTCCCTTGATCTGACTGGGAAAATTCCTCCTGTTGCGGAACTACGTTTGTTTCTGGCAGATCAAGATCCGCAGAAACGGGAAAAATTAATTAATCGCTTATTAGCGACTCCTGGCTTTATCGTGCATTTTACGAATACCTGGCGAGACATTCTCTTGCCGGAGGCCGCAACGGACCTGCAGACGCGCGGGCAAATTCCCGAGTTTGACGCCTGGCTACGCTCCCAATTGCAGGAGAATGTGCACTACGATGAACTGGTCCGAAAAATTATTAATGCACCACTGGCTGCTGCTCGAAACAGACAGACGGCTGCTGCTCAAGATCCAACCCCCCGTGCATACTACATAACAAAACAATTGAAACCGGAAAATCTGGCTGCGGGAACCTCACGGGCGTTTCTGGGGGTCAGAATTGAATGCGCTCAATGCCATGACCATCCCTTCGATGATTGGAAACAGCATCAGTTCTGGCAATATGCAGCATTCTTTTCGAATATTGACCAACGGCAGCAGAACGCTGTAAACACAGCTGATGTTCGTGAGGTTGTCGGAAAACCACAGATAAAAATTCCCGATACAAATCGGTTAGTCGATGCCTCGTTTCTTGATGGCATTCAGCCCGAGTGGGATAAAGAGCAGGTGAATCCCAGGTTGAGACTTTCTGAATGGGTGGTCTCTTCCCAAAATCCATATTTTGCGAAAGCATCAGTAAATCGGATCTGGAGTCTGTTTTTTGGCCGAGGCATCGTTGATCCCGTTGACGACTTTTCCTCGACGAATCGTGCATCGCATCCTGAATTACTGGAACTACTGGCCCACCGATTCCAGGAACAGCACTATGACTTAAAATATCTGATTCGTGAAATCACCAACAGCCAGACGTATCAACTTACAAGCAAGCAGACAAATCCGAGCCAGTCGCGTGTTGAATGGTATGGAAAAATGCCGACACGGCGTTTAACTTCTGAGCAGATCTTCGCCAATCTGGTCCAGGCAACCGGTTTCTTCCAGCAAACATCGGATACAAATACACTCTTAGTTGGCCCCGGAGTAAATACTCCGCAGGCCGAATTTTATGAACTCTTCAAATCGGATTCAGAAAATCAGCTAGAGCCGAAGGCATCGATTTTACAGGCACTCGCACTGATGAATGGAAGATTTATTACGAATGCAACTTCAATTGAACAATCGGATGTATTTACGGCTATTGTTGAATTTCCCGCACTTTCTGTTGAGAAAAAAATTGAGGCTTTTTACCTGTCGACATTGTCTCGGTTTCCTACCAAATCTGAGACAGCACGTCTGACAGCTTATGTTTCAGCAGAAACATCTGCTGAAGAAAGAACCCATGCATACTCTGATCTTTTTTGGGCGTTACTAAACAGCAGCGAGTTTTTATTGAATCATTGA
- a CDS encoding outer membrane protein assembly factor BamB family protein yields the protein MQNRINRFQFTLLFLISLLATETEIIAGDWPMWRYDAGHTASSPDQLPDQLRPLWSRKFGKREQVWDDPLNNDLMTYDKILEPVVVGKRMLIGFNDSDKLMAINTEDGTTLWTFYAEGPIRFAPVVTQNRVYIVSDDGYLYCLDVTNGKLVWKFRGAPAAQKALGNKRVISAWPARGGPVLYEDTIYFAASIWPFMGTFIYALDAETGNVLWVNDSTSASYIKQPHSAPSFAGVAPQGTLVATDELLLVPGGRSVPAALDRKTGELKYFHLGGKGNGGSFVIANSTEFFVHTRYKGVRTYNLKTGLPTLFVHNEPVLHDDILYSAILKNKQPLLQAYNSKHQALWSLNVDGQGDLIRAGDRLYAAGEKTISAITLATDKPEIAWQLPAEGNILRLLAADDKLFAVTLNGEIKAFGASGKKAAKSNQEKKTAFQYRSDSHAIQHTKQLRDLSQAKTGYVICYGADNKRFFDALLQNSKLRIIVVEEDAEKVQKLRTRYDALGVYGSRISVHQGTPHSYQPPQHIARITLLSPSFSQSVTVSQIEQIYRSVRPYGGVIWIPVENPTQIERTKSMVKQAKLPKAKQTKQSDGILIQRVGALPDSADWTHQYGDIANTVKSNDKRVKLPLGVLWFGGNTHDDILPRHGHGPPEQVIGGRTFLEGMNSLSARDVYTGEVLWRREFEDLGTFGIYFNTTYEDTPLSTKYNQKHIPGANARGTNYIATSDEVYLAIGSECNVLNASDGTTKQVIKLPDPQQDWAFIAVYDDILLAGNGYAHFGKRVDEKPGKDGPQATDLSASRGLIAYDRHSGEELWRTPAIHSFLHNGIVAGADRVYCLDKLPASAEKKLSRRGLADPAQYRIVCFDIHTGKELWSTSESIFGSWLGYSEKHDLLLQAGARAKDRLSDEIGQGMIAYQGQNGSVIWHNKDRKYTGPCVIHNDLIITSANSYEVSGGAFNILDGTPYTITNPITQQKEELKFSRTYGCNYVIASENLLTFRSGAAGFYDLESKSGTGNFGGFKSSCTSNLVVANGVLNAPDYTRTCSCSYQNQTSLALIHMPEIELWTNSQLGTDSKSSTTVKQAGINFGAPGDRRAQNGTLWLDFPSVGGQSPDLEVSISNQDYGRFRHHALKVIEPLPEHGLNWVAASGIIAPGKITIAINQHIKQSQPEGIPITGVEDDAEEDSKGEVKLHSSDLELGLDKNDPQVVALRFSDIPLSASDVLESATIQFTVDETGKSASHLKIEAEDSADAKPFTETKQNLSARKRTKTFVEWAPPPWTKVGAHSSEQTTPDLTSILKEIQAKKNWKSGNSICFLITGTGTRIAKSYKGAKSGSARLILKTKSQNEQGESPLTQPNANIPQNRYTIKLTFTEPDEHVKPGQRQFQVALQGQTVLGNLDIVQEAGQSMRCLVKEFKGIPVTDQIELEFNSTKGAKYPPVISGIEIISEN from the coding sequence ATGCAAAATCGAATTAATCGATTTCAATTCACTTTGTTGTTCTTGATATCTCTGCTAGCGACGGAAACAGAGATTATAGCGGGTGACTGGCCTATGTGGCGTTATGACGCCGGTCATACCGCATCCTCTCCCGATCAACTTCCTGACCAACTCCGTCCGCTTTGGTCACGCAAGTTTGGAAAACGGGAACAAGTCTGGGATGATCCTCTCAACAACGACCTGATGACCTACGACAAAATATTGGAACCGGTGGTCGTTGGAAAACGAATGTTAATCGGCTTTAACGATTCTGATAAGTTGATGGCAATCAATACTGAGGATGGAACAACCCTGTGGACGTTCTACGCAGAGGGGCCGATTCGTTTTGCCCCCGTTGTGACTCAAAATCGAGTCTATATTGTGAGCGACGATGGTTATTTGTATTGCCTGGATGTGACCAATGGAAAGCTTGTCTGGAAGTTCCGTGGTGCTCCTGCAGCCCAAAAAGCGCTGGGAAATAAACGAGTCATATCGGCCTGGCCTGCCCGTGGAGGTCCCGTCCTTTATGAAGACACTATTTATTTTGCTGCCAGTATCTGGCCATTCATGGGGACGTTCATTTACGCGCTGGATGCCGAGACCGGAAATGTGCTCTGGGTCAATGATTCCACCAGTGCCAGCTATATTAAACAACCACACAGTGCGCCCTCCTTTGCTGGAGTTGCTCCCCAAGGCACTCTGGTCGCGACCGATGAACTGTTACTGGTTCCCGGCGGCCGTTCTGTGCCTGCAGCACTGGATCGCAAGACAGGCGAATTAAAATATTTTCACTTGGGAGGAAAAGGAAACGGCGGTTCTTTTGTCATCGCTAATTCCACCGAGTTTTTCGTTCACACTCGCTATAAAGGCGTTCGTACTTACAATCTGAAGACCGGCTTGCCTACATTATTTGTCCATAATGAGCCCGTTCTGCATGACGACATTCTCTACTCGGCCATTCTCAAAAATAAACAACCTTTGCTTCAGGCTTACAACTCAAAGCATCAGGCACTCTGGTCCCTGAATGTCGATGGACAGGGCGATCTGATTCGAGCCGGCGATCGATTATATGCTGCGGGCGAAAAGACAATCTCTGCTATCACGCTTGCAACAGACAAGCCTGAAATTGCCTGGCAATTGCCTGCTGAAGGAAACATATTACGTTTGCTGGCAGCAGATGACAAATTATTCGCCGTGACATTAAATGGTGAAATCAAAGCCTTTGGCGCCTCTGGGAAGAAAGCAGCAAAGTCTAACCAGGAAAAGAAGACAGCGTTCCAATACCGTTCTGATTCCCATGCCATTCAACACACAAAGCAACTACGCGATTTGTCGCAGGCAAAGACCGGTTATGTCATCTGCTATGGAGCAGACAATAAACGGTTTTTCGATGCTCTGCTGCAAAATTCAAAACTGAGAATCATCGTTGTTGAAGAGGATGCCGAAAAAGTTCAGAAGCTCAGAACCAGATACGATGCTTTGGGAGTATACGGTTCACGTATTTCGGTTCATCAGGGAACGCCGCATTCCTATCAGCCCCCCCAGCATATCGCCAGAATTACGTTGCTTAGTCCTTCGTTTTCGCAGTCAGTCACGGTGAGTCAGATCGAACAAATCTATCGTTCTGTTCGCCCTTATGGCGGGGTTATTTGGATACCAGTCGAGAATCCAACGCAGATTGAACGTACAAAGTCGATGGTCAAACAGGCAAAACTTCCCAAGGCGAAACAGACAAAACAGTCGGATGGAATTCTGATTCAACGTGTGGGGGCATTACCCGATTCGGCCGACTGGACTCACCAGTATGGCGATATAGCCAACACGGTGAAATCGAATGACAAACGAGTCAAACTTCCCTTGGGAGTTCTCTGGTTCGGCGGAAACACACATGATGATATTCTACCTCGCCACGGTCATGGTCCCCCCGAACAAGTTATTGGCGGCAGAACCTTTCTGGAAGGCATGAACAGTCTCAGTGCACGTGATGTATATACGGGAGAAGTTCTCTGGAGAAGAGAATTTGAAGATCTGGGAACGTTTGGGATTTACTTTAATACAACTTATGAAGATACACCACTCAGTACAAAATATAACCAGAAGCATATTCCCGGTGCTAACGCACGCGGCACAAACTATATCGCAACATCCGACGAAGTCTATCTCGCCATTGGTTCCGAGTGTAATGTCTTGAATGCCTCGGATGGAACGACCAAGCAAGTGATTAAACTTCCCGATCCTCAGCAGGATTGGGCGTTTATCGCGGTGTATGATGATATTCTGCTGGCAGGGAATGGGTATGCTCATTTTGGAAAACGTGTGGATGAGAAACCGGGAAAAGATGGCCCTCAGGCAACAGACCTTTCCGCCAGTCGCGGATTGATTGCCTATGATCGCCATTCCGGCGAAGAGCTATGGCGTACTCCTGCCATTCATTCTTTCCTGCATAATGGAATTGTAGCTGGCGCGGACCGAGTCTATTGCCTGGATAAACTACCCGCAAGTGCCGAGAAGAAACTGTCCCGGCGTGGCCTGGCGGATCCAGCTCAATATCGGATCGTTTGTTTTGATATCCATACCGGGAAAGAACTCTGGTCAACCAGCGAAAGCATCTTTGGGTCCTGGTTAGGCTATTCAGAAAAACATGATCTGTTGCTTCAGGCAGGTGCGCGTGCCAAAGATCGTCTGAGCGATGAAATTGGTCAAGGCATGATTGCCTATCAGGGACAGAACGGCTCCGTCATCTGGCACAACAAAGATCGAAAATATACCGGTCCTTGTGTGATCCATAACGATCTCATTATCACATCCGCCAACTCTTACGAAGTTTCAGGCGGTGCATTTAATATTTTAGATGGTACACCCTACACAATTACAAATCCGATCACACAGCAAAAAGAAGAACTGAAATTCTCGCGTACTTATGGTTGTAATTATGTGATTGCCAGTGAGAACCTGCTGACGTTTCGCTCGGGAGCGGCCGGGTTTTATGACCTGGAATCAAAAAGCGGGACTGGTAACTTCGGGGGATTCAAATCAAGTTGTACGTCTAATCTGGTCGTGGCGAATGGTGTGCTCAATGCACCCGATTATACCCGTACCTGTAGCTGTTCCTATCAAAACCAGACGTCACTGGCACTGATCCATATGCCTGAAATTGAACTTTGGACCAATAGTCAACTGGGCACAGACTCGAAGTCATCAACGACTGTCAAGCAGGCGGGCATCAACTTTGGTGCGCCCGGCGACCGTCGTGCCCAGAATGGTACATTGTGGCTCGACTTTCCGAGTGTAGGCGGACAGTCACCAGACCTGGAAGTCAGTATTTCCAATCAGGATTATGGTCGTTTCCGGCATCATGCACTTAAGGTGATAGAGCCTCTGCCTGAGCATGGTTTGAACTGGGTTGCCGCGTCGGGAATCATCGCCCCCGGGAAAATCACGATTGCAATCAACCAGCACATAAAACAGAGTCAACCTGAAGGTATTCCGATCACCGGCGTCGAAGATGATGCGGAAGAAGATTCAAAGGGAGAAGTAAAACTGCATAGCAGTGATCTGGAACTGGGGCTGGATAAAAATGATCCACAAGTAGTCGCACTGCGATTTTCTGATATTCCATTGTCTGCATCTGACGTGTTGGAATCAGCGACGATTCAATTTACGGTTGATGAAACGGGTAAATCCGCGAGTCATTTGAAAATCGAGGCAGAAGATTCCGCGGATGCAAAACCATTTACTGAAACAAAACAAAATCTATCAGCGCGAAAGCGAACCAAAACTTTTGTCGAATGGGCTCCCCCTCCCTGGACAAAGGTGGGAGCCCATAGTTCAGAACAGACAACTCCCGATCTGACTTCGATTCTGAAAGAAATTCAGGCAAAGAAAAACTGGAAATCGGGAAATTCGATCTGTTTTCTGATTACGGGGACGGGAACCCGGATTGCAAAATCATATAAAGGAGCCAAATCGGGGTCTGCTCGACTCATCCTGAAAACGAAATCTCAAAATGAACAAGGTGAATCGCCATTAACTCAACCAAATGCAAACATTCCTCAAAATCGATATACGATCAAGCTCACGTTTACAGAGCCTGATGAACACGTCAAGCCGGGGCAGCGACAGTTTCAAGTAGCCTTGCAAGGACAAACAGTATTAGGAAACCTGGATATCGTTCAGGAAGCAGGACAGTCGATGCGCTGCCTGGTAAAAGAGTTCAAGGGGATTCCTGTCACCGATCAAATCGAACTGGAATTCAACTCCACTAAGGGAGCCAAGTATCCACCTGTCATTTCCGGTATTGAAATCATCAGTGAAAACTGA
- the recJ gene encoding single-stranded-DNA-specific exonuclease RecJ — MTQKWRFAPHDESQIRGLSSEMRISPLLAQVLIARGLRDALSARSFIDARMSELLDPCSMPGVDDAADRVIAAINAKRRITIYGDYDVDGMTATSILLQCITLANGQCDYFIPNRLDDGYGLNCDAVQKLYEEDPQRLLITVDCGITSVKEAALAKELGLELIITDHHQMGDELPDADCLVHPRLPDSSYEFPHLCGAGVALKLAWAVCQKLGDGQKASPKMREYLKCAVGLAAIGTIADVVPLLGENRILVRYGLGALTELAPMGLLELMKVAEIKSGQTLDTEDIGFALAPRLNAAGRLGQARLAVELLTTTNQDRATQLAAYLDELNKNRRTVERRILKQAREMVEENEEWNDHPTLVLAHQDWHPGVIGIVANRVAEHFEKPTVLIALDANSRTGQGSARSFAGFDLHAGFSSCAAHLTRYGGHQAAAGLKIEEDKVNDFRLAFAEYAVSAPQPSDHDLQVRIDAEVCLNEITKQSVRELDCLGPFGQENPRPQFVATRVELAEPPRTMGEGGRHLSLVFQQHNTKIRAIAFGKGEWASQMEEDGGPFSISFAPGINRFRGFESVQLQLKDWVSEKSKTPVTS; from the coding sequence ATGACTCAAAAATGGCGATTTGCTCCCCACGATGAATCTCAAATACGCGGCCTCAGTTCTGAAATGCGCATCTCACCGCTTCTGGCTCAGGTCCTGATCGCACGAGGGCTTCGGGACGCATTATCTGCACGGAGTTTTATTGATGCCCGTATGAGTGAGCTTCTGGATCCCTGTTCCATGCCAGGCGTCGATGATGCTGCCGATCGAGTCATCGCAGCGATCAATGCAAAGCGACGTATTACCATCTACGGCGACTACGACGTCGACGGCATGACCGCCACCAGCATTTTACTCCAATGTATCACTCTGGCGAATGGGCAGTGTGACTACTTTATCCCCAATCGTCTGGATGATGGTTATGGTTTAAACTGTGACGCCGTCCAAAAGTTATACGAAGAGGATCCCCAGCGATTACTGATCACCGTGGATTGTGGAATCACCAGTGTGAAAGAGGCGGCACTTGCCAAAGAATTAGGCCTGGAGCTGATTATTACCGACCATCATCAGATGGGGGACGAACTTCCGGATGCGGATTGCCTGGTTCATCCGCGTTTACCAGACAGTAGTTATGAATTTCCGCATCTATGTGGTGCAGGGGTTGCCTTGAAACTGGCCTGGGCAGTTTGTCAAAAATTGGGAGATGGTCAGAAGGCATCCCCCAAAATGCGTGAGTATTTAAAATGTGCCGTCGGACTGGCTGCTATTGGGACTATTGCTGATGTCGTTCCTTTACTGGGCGAGAATCGGATTCTCGTCCGTTACGGACTGGGAGCCCTTACTGAGCTTGCTCCAATGGGATTACTGGAGTTGATGAAAGTCGCAGAGATTAAATCTGGCCAAACGCTTGATACCGAAGACATTGGTTTCGCACTTGCGCCCCGATTGAATGCAGCGGGAAGACTAGGGCAGGCCCGACTGGCTGTGGAACTGTTGACAACAACTAATCAGGATCGCGCTACACAGTTAGCCGCTTATCTGGATGAATTAAACAAAAACCGCAGAACTGTAGAACGCCGGATATTAAAACAAGCCAGAGAGATGGTGGAAGAGAATGAAGAATGGAACGATCATCCAACATTAGTTCTGGCACATCAGGACTGGCATCCGGGAGTTATCGGAATTGTCGCCAATCGAGTGGCAGAACACTTTGAAAAACCGACCGTGTTGATTGCATTGGATGCCAATTCTCGCACCGGTCAGGGGTCTGCACGGTCATTTGCCGGCTTTGATCTACATGCCGGCTTCTCATCCTGTGCTGCGCATTTAACCCGCTATGGTGGTCACCAGGCTGCAGCTGGGCTCAAAATTGAAGAAGACAAAGTCAACGACTTTCGGCTGGCATTTGCTGAGTATGCTGTGAGTGCGCCCCAACCCTCTGATCATGACCTGCAGGTACGCATTGATGCAGAAGTTTGCTTGAATGAAATCACAAAACAATCCGTGCGGGAACTGGATTGCCTGGGGCCGTTTGGCCAAGAGAATCCCCGGCCTCAATTTGTGGCAACGCGTGTTGAACTGGCAGAACCCCCGCGAACAATGGGAGAAGGGGGGCGGCATCTTTCCCTGGTCTTTCAACAACACAATACAAAAATACGAGCGATCGCATTTGGAAAAGGGGAATGGGCCAGTCAGATGGAAGAAGATGGTGGTCCGTTTTCAATCAGTTTTGCACCGGGGATTAATCGCTTTCGCGGCTTTGAAAGTGTGCAACTGCAATTGAAAGACTGGGTCTCTGAAAAATCAAAAACTCCGGTCACATCCTGA
- the ilvN gene encoding acetolactate synthase small subunit produces the protein MKHVLSALVMNQPGVLAHISGMLASRAFNIESLAVGETEEPEFSRITFVVGDYNKLDQVRKQLEKLVTVVKVVDFSGQDFVERDLMLMKVTTPGKTRSEIRELVEIFRAKIVDVSSENVMIEISGQESKINSFIDVMRPFGILEIVRTGRIALLRSETVKADVNTESVETVK, from the coding sequence ATGAAACACGTTCTTTCTGCTCTGGTAATGAACCAACCGGGTGTCTTGGCCCATATTTCGGGTATGCTTGCTTCGCGCGCCTTCAACATTGAAAGCCTGGCTGTCGGCGAAACCGAAGAACCTGAATTCTCCCGAATTACCTTTGTCGTAGGGGATTACAACAAACTGGATCAAGTCAGAAAGCAACTGGAAAAGTTGGTCACCGTTGTGAAAGTGGTCGACTTCTCAGGCCAGGATTTTGTTGAACGCGACTTAATGCTGATGAAAGTCACGACTCCCGGAAAAACACGATCAGAAATTCGTGAATTAGTCGAAATTTTCCGTGCGAAAATCGTTGACGTGAGCTCTGAAAACGTGATGATCGAGATCTCCGGTCAGGAATCCAAAATCAATTCATTTATTGACGTAATGAGACCTTTTGGGATTCTGGAGATCGTACGTACAGGAAGGATCGCGTTACTACGCTCAGAAACAGTGAAAGCAGACGTGAATACAGAGTCTGTGGAAACTGTGAAATAA